In Lolium rigidum isolate FL_2022 chromosome 3, APGP_CSIRO_Lrig_0.1, whole genome shotgun sequence, the genomic window CCCCTTGGCCAGACGAGAGGAGCCGGCCGAAGTGATGGTGCATGTTGGACGGTGGCACCACGACGAACCTCGCCGTGACCCCGACGGCCTCCGTCACACGGATCTCCTTGAAAACGGTGACATCGCACTTGATCTCCAAAGAATCGTCTCTTAGATGGGTGGACTCCTCCAGGAGTTTCCTTTCGAAGAATTTACCATATCCGTTCCCAGTATTGACCGGGAATGGAACATGCTGCAACTATGTGCGTTTGTGGAGGAACGGTTTTGCTCTCtcgggtcgcccctccaggcgactgagagggcgaaaccctagcccgccgccGCCCTTTCCCCCTTCAGGCTCTCCTCGTCGCCCCCCAAGGCGCCGCCGGGCTAAGCCcgcgacgccggtgaagggggcggcggggatctgctTCGGTCGATGTCGCCGTTCCGGGGCCCCCTCTGCTCCGTCGGCAGGTCTCTGGCCTGGCCGAAGGCTCGGGAGGCGCTCTACGGCGGTGGCCTCGGTGGGGCCCTGGGTTTCGTGGCGGCGGCCTCGTCGTGGGTGAGGGCGGCGTGGGCCTGCCGGCGGGCTCCGTCTGCTGATGCTGGTGGCCGTGCTCCTTGGCTACGTGGGTGGCGAGGCGCCGGTGGAAGAGACGCGGCGGGGAGATCGCCCGGTGGTCTCTCGCGCCGGATCCGGAGCTGTTGCCTTTTCGCGCGTCGAGCTCGACCCTCGCCCAACCCCGGACTTGTTCGGTGGGTTGCTGCAGCTTGGAGGTGGAGCGCTGGACCGGGGGAAACTCTTGGCCGACGGGGCGGCCACGAAGTCGTCGACGCTGTTGGCGCCGATCTCCTTCTTCAAGGCGATTTCGAGGTACTCTGTCCCCTCCCTGTCTAGCCTatctcgggtgaaaacccaaaagcctcggcttgggcggcggcggcgctctggCGTCGTGCCCTTCCTGAAGGCGCCGCCTTGGGATGGCTAGGTCAGTGGTTGTGTCGTCGACGGTGGTTTGGCCGCCGGGAGCGGGCGTCTTCGTGTTGCGGGGCTAGTGTCTGGCGTGGTGGTCTGCTCTCCCCGGTGATCTCTGCCTTGGTGAGTGAGAGGGGAAGGGTCCCCTCTCCGGTAGCCGCAGTGCTCCGGTGGTTGACCTGGGTACCATCCATGGGCACTGGCACTTTCTTTTCCCGCAGCTTCGGTGCGTTCTTTTCTGGCAGTTTGGGTCGCGGCGTGGTGACGggtgctgtggcggcggtggcggtctcCGGCAATGTCGCGGTGCGGCGGGGTTCGGCGCCTTCCCAATCCCATATCTTTGTCCGGACGTGCTCGGGGTGAGCAGATCCCCCTCTTGACGGGTGCGGCGCCCCCGATCCGGGGCGAGAAAACAGGGTGTTTTCTTCGGAGGTGGAGCGTCTGGCATTGTGCTTCTCCTATGGTGTTCGACGCTGGTTCAAGTCCTCCGTGGCGTGCTTCCAATACCTCGCTTCCTCTTCAGTTAGTTCACAGCGCGGGACAATGGCGTCGATGATCAAGCTTCACTtcaatgtttttttctttttagtgCTTGTTTTTCGTCGCCTGTAAGCTGTTTTTCAGCATCTTGTAAACTCTGGCCGTtgtgggctttattaatttaaagtcgggctcgTGGAGCCTTTAATCTAAAAAAAAGTATTGACCGGGAATTTGTGTACCCATTCATCGTGCACGGGAAGGTGTGTGCCTTGAGCCTGGTCGAGCAAGCTGAACCTGGCCCTCACTTTGGCGTCCGTACCCTCGGTGTCGACAAGGAACAGAGCCATGGAGACGTTATCGGCGTTTTCCTTATCCCAGCCGTCAGGGTAGAATCTCATCTGCCAGCTTCGCCCGCCGACGCTGAACGTGGCGGACCTGATAAACTTATTGACGCCGAGCCCCTTGATGAGGGAGTATCCGTCGATCTTGAGCACGTGCGATCCGGACGCGGTCTCGGCGACGATGGACGACGCCGtctgcgccggcggcggcggcgcgacgctgccgccggcggcgGAAGACGTAGGCTTGATCTCGGCCTTAGCTAGCGCTTGACCCATTGCAAAACGGAAGGTGGTTTCTGTATGCGTGGTCTTATAATTTTATCGCATGGTCCTAGCGTGCTTGCGTACGCAACGCGTACGCGTGACGGCGTGAGTCTCCTCGCCTCACCGGTTTAAAAAGAAAGGAAACAACGTTTTGCAATAGGTCACGCGTGCGATAAAATTATTGCTGGGTTTCCGCACATTGTGCTGATCCAATGAGGAAAGCAAATGGAATGGCTCATGAACTAGCCAGGGTTTGTTTTTCGATAAACTTTCTCGGTCGATGAGCCTCTAGCTAATTTTATCCTAGATAAACTCATAAGCGACATGTATACTTAGATAAAATCAAATAAAGTACCACAACAGAATCATACTGCTTCCCTGAAAATTCACCTGCGAGCTACCAACTTCCCACTCAGGCCTACTCTCTATACTGCTACGGTTCATCTCTTAACTTCAGGAAAGCAAAAACCGTGCCATTAAAAAGCTTGGCAAGCCGCCACGTATCAAAATCGTCTCTAACCCTTTTCCTAATGACGACCTACAAAGCCACGGCTCCATTGAAGACTACATCGTTCCGGTGCCTCTAGATGCACCAAAAGATGAGGATGATAGCTGTCCACATGTCTCGACTGTGTACTGTCGGGCAAGACCGAGACATCCATCACTTCAAAAGCTTAGAGTCAGCCTCTGCCCTCTGGGAGCCAGTACAGCCTGTCCCAACACCGGAGGGTCCACGTCCAAACCTCCCGAGCCATCACACAGCCAAGGAGCAAGTGCTACAAGGTCTCCGACTCCTGATCATGGAGGGGGAAGGCCGGCGGACATGGGAGCCCTCGATGCTGCAGTCTGTATGCGCAGTCCAACATCGGTTCTTCGAGATGAGCCACGCGAACAACTTGCAGCTGTAGGGGGCCCTCGAGCACAAGATCTCCTCCGAGACGGTGGCTTCTCCAGGACGGAAAATAAGGCCCCATAGGCTCCACAGAAGCACATCCTCCCGGCCCGGGACAAGGGTCTTTCGATGGAGTCTCCGAGGAATAGAGCCATGGAAATGCAGCCGTCGTGCTCCTTGTCCCAGCCATCAGGGTAGTACTTGATCTCATCTGCCAGCTTTGCCTCCCACGCTGAATGTGCGTGACCCGATGAAATTATCGAAGCCGTGACCCTTGATCACGTGCGATACGGATACGGTCTCGACGATGATGGATGACACCTTATGCGCGGGCGGCCTCGCGCCACCGCCAAGGGCGGAAGAGGTGGGCATTGTCTGGACCCTTCTTTTCTTGATAATCAATTCCATCATCTGTCTCGACCTTGGTTTATCGCCGGACCCAATGCCAAGCGGAATATATGGGTTTTATGCGTACTAACTTCTGTCTCACCACCTGCGCATGCCGATGTCTTTTTTCGACCATACATTCTAAAAAGGTACATCAATCACACAACAGAGAGCCAACAAAGGCTAGCTTCATGTTGCCAATATGAGGTAGCAGCTCCCCATCCAACGTCTACTCTTCTAACTGTCATAGTACTTCTCTtggttctaagagcatctccaccggcgccccagatagcggccccgatagcattttgggggccggcagcgaaaatgggctcgcatcggtgcgccccaaacggcgccggccaattttggagcccaatagaatcgccgacaACCCCATGCCGGCCCCTtcaccaagggcgcgaatcggacgcGCCGACACCTCGCGGCACATCTGAAAACGagtgtgggctccgcctggcagccagacacactgttttcccacctcctacacacgcccgagccgactcccacccctctagatcgccaccgtcgccgtcaccgccgcgcccaccctgcttgcaatagacaccgccgattatctaggaaccgccgtccatcgacacgaccgacaccccctcgaccggcgcccaccctgcttgcaatagacaccgccgatTGTCTAGGAACggaaggatgttgagcgtgctttttgggtgcttcagcagcgtttcgccactgtcaggtaccctgctcttACTTGGTCTGAGGCACAGATGTGGTAGGTGATGAACGCCTGTGTGATcatccacaacatgatcattgagagcgagcgcgacacacctgtgcaggatgatcatccatttgattatcaagggccactagctgaggtagagcatgtgccCCAAGAAATTGCTGCTTTTctcatatgcacaatgaaattcgagatgcaggtgtccatgcaCAGCTGAAGGCGGATCTTGCTGCGCATTtatgggcgaggagaggagcagccaacaatgcatgattttatttctatttgtttgcctggacgaataatttaagtactatttatttgttgggttgtatgaataatttaagtattatttgtttgattgattgtataaataatttaagtactatttgtttgattgattgtatgaataatttaattctatttgtgtgattgtatgaataaaatgtgattgatatgttgtttcagaatattgtaaaaagaaaaaaatttggAAACCGCCGTTTGGGAGGCGTCAGTGTGGGAACATCGTCCCCAAATGAAGGATGCACTGCCAGCGCCCCCATACAGCAGTGCCggcgattatttggggatcgccggtggagatgctctaaaaagaAGAAGGTGGTGCCACGGAATAACTTTACCAAATGCCACCTATTGTATTTCTTCATGTTCTTCTCTCTAATGATCGCGGGCGACGTCAACACGCTGTTGAAGACCACGGCATTCCTATATCAACGTACCAGGTTGTAACCGAGTAGCTAGGTAAAGAGACTCGCGCCCTCATGCGTCGAAAGATACGGAAAAGAAACAAGGAGCCATCTTGCTCTGAAACTGCTCTCAGGAAGCTGAATTTTCATGAGAAATAAAATACAAAAACGGGGCATTCCGAGAATTGAACTCGGGACCTCTCGCACCCTAAGCGAGAATCATACCACTAGACCAAATGCCCTTTGTTGACATAAATTCTATTTTTCTTTACTAATGTCAGATTTCCGAGAAATGCACGTCATCCAGGGTGCTCATCACAGGCCCAGCGCTGCAGCTGTGCTACCTTGCAGCATTATGCAGGACAACCCCTAACTTCTCAAGTTAGCCACACAAGACAAAAGGGGAAATGCCCTTGTGCCAGCCATGCACAATAGCATCACAGGCTCTGAACCTCATGAGACCTGTGGTCCAAAACCTCATCCTCAGACCACCCAAAGCTCAATATAGCATTACCATGCACTGCAAAAGGGTTTTCAGCATGGGGATTCCGAGAATTGAACTCGGGACCTTTCGCTCCCTAAGCGAATATCTTACCACTAGACTAAATCCCCAACTCTGCTAGCTCATTGCCACATCTTTCAGTGGAGAGTTTCAGACAAGCACACTAGATGCAAAATTTACATTATCTTCTTTCTTTCACCTGTTTTCAGGTTAGAGCATGCTGAATGCTCTATCTATTGACTTTATCATTGTTCTCATGTATCATAAGTTCAGAAGGACTGCCAGCAGACCATTTTATTTCATAACTGGCTAACTGCTGGTCGTTCTATTTACTTCTGTGCTCTGTAAAATTCAGTAGAGAACATCCATGGGGTAATTTGATATGGTGAACTGTAGACAAAGGAGGTAGGAAGACTGCCAGAAGTTATCATTGATTTCATTTGGCAATGCTCCACACTATTAGGTAGGTCAATGCTGGGTATAGGTGTTCTTGTCAGAACCTTTTGTTGATATCAAATCTAAATTGCTACCCATGTAGCTACCAGAAGAGGAATTCCACAACTCTATTATTTACCATTCAGTATGATGTATCAAGCCTGAACCTTGTGAAACGGTGGCATGCATGGAGTATATTCTTAATTCTTCACAATCCAAATATGATCTTGGCATGCCCGACTGTCCAAACCTTATCAGCAACTCCAAGTTGTCTGAAGATAAGCGAAGAACATTTGCCCTTTACagaaaaaaatgcaaaaaagaTTTGCCCTTGGTCCTTAAGTTACCGAAAACTGAACTCGTGAAGTTTAGCTCCCTATCTGAACATCTTGCCATGGAGTAATCCGCAACTTAGAATTGCAGCCTGTCAGTCTGTCACGAAAACAGCATCGCATTGTGGGAATACTCTGTAGTCCATCGCAGCCTTCCAGGATCATTGTGGGAGTATGTTTTTGAAAGCCAAGCCTTTCCGGACATAGCTTCACTTGCCAAagtagatactccctccgtcaggCGCACACGTAATTTAAGACAAAGTTTAATTtgacaaaatataaattatatgtctataaaTCTATACCATTAGATTTGAATTTAAAAAAGGTTTGAAATAATATAACATTTTAAACATATATTTCGTATTGAACTGACCAAAATAATGATCAAACTAAATTTCTGTTAAACCAAGATGGAGGAAGTACTCCAGTGGCCGGCCAAGCAAATCAAACTGGCGGCTTCTAGTTATCACGCGTTGGTAGTATGAAACTATCAATGATCCTTCTCCTCATCGGCAGATGTAAAGGCTGGGCAAATTCGACAAAAATAACCCTTGGGCGAAAGGATTGGCAAAAATGGACCGTCGGCGAAACTATTTCGCAAAACTAACCCTCGCGTGCCGCGCCTGTCACCACGGCTTTGCAATCCTCTCGTGCCACGCCCTAGAGCTTGGCGCGGCGGGAGTGCCGGCGTGGCTCGGCGGAGCCCGGTGCGCGGTAGTGCAACGCCCCGGGCCAGGGCGCGGCACCTAGACGTGCAACGCCGGCATCGGGGGCGCGGCACTGGCGCACGCTTAAGGCCGCCCAGGCCCGCCCGAGCCGGTCAGTTCTTCCCTTTTCGCTGGTTGAGAGGAGTGGCGGCGACTGCTAGGGTTTTCTCTCCCCCTCTTCTAATCCCCACCCAAACTTCACAGATCTGAGGCATTTCTCCGTGGATTTCAAACCCTCCAAGTTCGTAGAGGTGCTCTCCCTCATTTCTCTTGTTTTTGACCTATTGGattcttgtttttgttgttgCACATGTCCCAATCTTGGAATCTCTAAATATATGAATTGACCCAAATGTTTGAAATGTCTAGTTGTTTTGGCCAATTTTGGACTCCTATGGTGTATATGATGCATTTTGCTTAAGATTGGTAGGTTAGGGTTAGTGCTATTGATATGCTTTTGTTATGATCTGTTATGATTAGGGTTAGGATTAATGTTTGGTTGGTGTATATAAAGCGGTTCGTTGTATGTTTGTATATTTTAGGGATGGCGAGAATTgtccatgttcatcatgtggacaaggactcTTTTCTGAAAGGAAACATTGACCCGGACCCGgatgaggttgacttggtgttcgaGCGTAGCCCTAATTATGCGGAGGTCTTGGAACAAGTTAGGATTGATTTGAATTGGATGGACCCGAGTTATGTAGTTGAGTTGGAGGGAAGACATAATGCGGGGTTTGGAATGCATGTTCGTTGAAAGACAATGTGTATCAACTCGGAGCAACGTTGGGTTGCATACAAGGAGGTGGTGGCAGAATCACTAGATAAGGCTCTTGAGTTGTTTTCCACGAAAAAGTTTGATATAGCTTTGCACTTGGACTTGAACCGGCTTGCCTCCCCGTTGAATGGTACGAGTCATCAACCTTTGAACCAAGAGGAAATAAGCGAGCCTCGTTGTAATCATGAGGcaaatgatgaggaggaagaagatgggaaTGAGGTCGAGCTTCACGAGAACAATGTTGGAGATTTGGATAAGTATTATATCCAAGAAAATATGGACCGTGAGCTCCCGTTTAGTCGATGCTATGCATCAGACTcagatgatgatggacccgatgaagaaattgatgaagagggATTCAAGGCCAAGGAGGCGGAAGCCCACGAGAAGGTATTGGGACGAGATCATCGGGTACCCTTGTTTCATGATCTTAGTCTTGCGGATGAAGCCATAGTTGATGGCGGTATGGGTGAAGTGCTTGGACCGAGGCCTATTTCTCACCGGGATGATAATCACGCGATGAATGGGATTGCTTCCGGAATAAAGTTCTCAACATTGTTGGAGTTGAAGCATTGGCTTAAGGAGTACTCGGTGAAGCATCATCGTCCGTACAAGGTGGTTCACTCGAATGTCAAGCAACGTTACACAGTTAAATGCGAGGAGGATGGATGCCCTTGGGTTGTGCGTGCAAGACCATTGAAGGGAGGTCCCGATTGGCACATATATAGTTGTGTATCAACTCACATGTGCCGAGGAATGAGGATGGATGGAAAAGATGCCAAGCACGAGCACCGACAACTTAAATCTGAGTTCATCGCATATAGGCTTTCGAACTCAATCTCGTCACTTCCAACAATGAGCATTAAGAGTGTGCAGGAGCTTGTGCAAGCTATCTTCAACTACGAGGTGAAGTACGGAAATGCATGGAAGGCGAAGCAAGCCGCGTTCAAGATGTTGtatggtgattgggaggaagcatataACCGACTCCCTAGGTTGTTAGGAGCGATGGCCGCCGCTAACCCGGGCATGGTTCATTTGGTTGAACCGTATGGCAATAAGACAAGGATTTACAACGGGAAGAAGGTTCGAGTATTTGGCCGTGCATTTTGGGCATTTCAGCAATGCGTGAGAGCTTTTGAACATTCCAGGCCTATCATCTGCgtcgatggtaccttcttgaccggacAATTCAAGGGCACTCTCTTGGTTGCAATAGCAAATGATGGACAAAACCGGTTGGTTCCTTTGGCCTTTGCTTTGGTTGAAGTGGAGAACAATGATAATTGGGAGTGGTTCTTCCATATTTTGAGAACGAAGGTATTGCCAACCCACGAGAGAAACATGTGTCATCTcggatcgtcatcaaggaatccTCAATGCGGTGATGATTGACATTCCCGGTTATGCTCCTTTGCACCATCGATGGTGCATGAGacatttttgtgcaaacttctatAGGTCTTGTGGGAGCAAGGAGTTGGCGGATGATCTCCAAGATTGTTGTCTAGCTTACACGGACCGACGTTTCGCAAACTTGTACAACAGATTGCTTGCTAACAAAAAACTCAATCCTGGAGGTCTCGAGTTTCTCAATAGGCACATTCAAGATGTGCCTAAGTGGGCACGAGCATATGATGAGGGAGGACGGAGGTATGGTCATATGACAAGCAACTTGGCAGAATGTTTTAACAAGGTGTTGAAAGGTGTCCGTGCATTGCCGGTGACTGCAATAGTTAGATATACATTCGACAAGATGAATACGTATTTCTTGAAGTACTCTGATGAAACTGAGATACAAATTGCTGGAATGTTCAAGAAGAACAAGCACAAGTACAAGTACCCACCAAAGATTGGCGAGTGGATGGAATTTCAGTCGCGTAAGGCGGACTCCCAATTTGCCACACTgtttgataatgatgagctcatttacCAAGTTGACG contains:
- the LOC124696024 gene encoding BTB/POZ and MATH domain-containing protein 2-like — protein: MGQALAKAEIKPTSSAAGGSVAPPPPAQTASSIVAETASGSHVLKIDGYSLIKGLGVNKFIRSATFSVGGRSWQMRFYPDGWDKENADNVSMALFLVDTEGTDAKVRARFSLLDQAQGTHLPVHDEWHVPFPVNTGNGYGKFFERKLLEESTHLRDDSLEIKCDVTVFKEIRVTEAVGVTARFVVVPPSNMHHHFGRLLSSGQGADVTFKVGRKKFAAHRYMLAARSPVFAAELFGPMKEKTATCIAIHDMEATVFENMLHFIYTDSLPENGDGESCEMAQHLLVAADRYNLERLKLICEEKLCSYIDASTVGTTLTLAEQHGCLGLKEACFSFLKSPDNVKAFVSTDGFEHLTSSCPSVLKELVGQLAP